TTGAGTCGTAGGTGACACGGAGTTCGTCGCTAACGCTTCGAATCTGTATGTTTGCAGCTTCGAGCGCCTTGTTCTGCCTCTTGAGTTGTTCAACGTGTTCAGCAGTTCTTGCGACGTACTGTCTCGTGGACACCTGCAGCATCAAGGCTGGAACCAGGAAGGCAGCGATTCCCCAGAAGCCGAGACCCAGGTAGGCGGCGGTTAGTCCTATTCCCACAACTCCAAGGGCCAGGAAGTGCGGTGCTATCCACCGGTGGTTCTCCCAGACTTGGGCGACTGGTTGCCCGCTCCGCAACGAAACGGACAGCGTCACGAGAAGAGCGGAGATTGCGAAAGCCACTACCGTGGCGGCAAGGGCGCCGAAGACTACGTCGAGCGTGACCGCGGGCGGTGGAGCCACGCTGACCCACTCGTAAACCAGTGCCGCACAGACGTACGTCAGAACTGCCCTGAAAACGTTCCGAACGTATACGGAGCTCATCAGCGGGTTTCGACCGACGCGTCGAGCCGTCGCTTCGAGGGCTCCAGAGATGGCGACTCCGGGAGCGCCGAACAGGCAGATGATGCTCGTGGTGAAAACAAAACCTATTGTGATCTCGCTGTCACCGTAGATTGACGTTGGATACCGCTCAGCGATCAGGTTGAGGCTGAGCAAGAGGAGGAAGAGGTGCCAGTCCCCCGAGAAGTCAGGGACGACGAGGGCGAAGGCCACAACCCCGGCAGCGATCTCCGCCGCCATCATCGCCCTGAAGAGCCACGCCCTCCGGAGGTCGGCGTCAGCCTTGAGCCG
This Dehalococcoidia bacterium DNA region includes the following protein-coding sequences:
- a CDS encoding HD-GYP domain-containing protein is translated as MKVVEASSEVADSAGKSALPVRILRRLKADADLRRAWLFRAMMAAEIAAGVVAFALVVPDFSGDWHLFLLLLSLNLIAERYPTSIYGDSEITIGFVFTTSIICLFGAPGVAISGALEATARRVGRNPLMSSVYVRNVFRAVLTYVCAALVYEWVSVAPPPAVTLDVVFGALAATVVAFAISALLVTLSVSLRSGQPVAQVWENHRWIAPHFLALGVVGIGLTAAYLGLGFWGIAAFLVPALMLQVSTRQYVARTAEHVEQLKRQNKALEAANIQIRSVSDELRVTYDSTLVALVNALEARDQETKGHSVRVARYMVTIAESLGVKPGTQEWTDMHHGALLHDVGKIGVVDSILRKPGKLTPEEWHFMRQHPEIGFKILREVPFLRGAAEIVLAHHERWDGQGYPRGLREEEIPLGARIFAVVDTFDTMTSDRVYRKALSPPESLEEILRCSGTQFDPLVVEAFLEIYTAWVEEWEELHGRRAAVRSAA